One genomic region from Halosolutus amylolyticus encodes:
- a CDS encoding DUF3179 domain-containing (seleno)protein, whose amino-acid sequence MNIRQVVPKDAIPSVDDPAFGTAYFGDGNDDVIDVKTTPTKSHPVCILDYHKIVNDVLDRGDETVLIAVIWCPLCGSGVVND is encoded by the coding sequence GTGAACATCCGTCAGGTGGTGCCGAAAGATGCGATTCCAAGCGTCGACGACCCCGCGTTCGGAACGGCGTATTTCGGCGACGGCAACGACGACGTTATCGACGTCAAGACAACGCCAACGAAGTCGCACCCGGTTTGCATCCTCGATTATCACAAAATCGTCAACGACGTGCTCGATCGCGGCGATGAAACGGTTCTGATCGCGGTGATATGGTGCCCGCTCTGTGGCAGCGGGGTCGTCAACGACTGA
- a CDS encoding DMT family transporter: protein MTVSPIGSTGGGDFLGVTLAAFAAALVATQAICIRQGSREGRTTNALVVVLAVNVAVLTPAAAVTYFPAYSLTPLSVAAFAATGVVGTILGRACYYASINRIGASRTEPIKASQPLHATLIAVLLLGESVSLGHLAGIVCIVLGVAWITRETTRDRPAGGSERKWLWLMFPLGAAFLYGVEPTLAKVGFREGTPLLVGLSLKTITAIAGAIAYLQWRGVDINRPSLNSPSTLWFTAAGIANTLFLLTYYAALELTDVVVVVPIIQTSPLVIAVLSWLFLPRLERVTWQVVAAASVVVLGAGTVTIYG from the coding sequence GTGACCGTCTCGCCGATCGGATCGACGGGGGGCGGTGACTTCCTCGGAGTCACGCTCGCTGCCTTCGCTGCCGCCCTAGTCGCGACCCAGGCAATCTGCATTCGCCAAGGTTCCCGAGAGGGGCGAACAACGAACGCGCTCGTAGTCGTTCTGGCGGTGAACGTCGCGGTACTGACGCCTGCGGCCGCCGTTACGTACTTCCCGGCGTATTCGCTCACTCCGCTGTCAGTCGCCGCGTTCGCCGCGACTGGTGTCGTGGGCACGATCCTTGGGCGGGCGTGTTACTATGCCAGCATCAACCGAATCGGCGCGAGTCGGACGGAGCCGATTAAGGCGTCACAGCCCCTCCACGCGACGCTGATTGCTGTCCTGCTCCTTGGCGAATCCGTATCCCTCGGACACCTGGCTGGGATCGTCTGTATCGTCCTCGGGGTCGCCTGGATCACCCGCGAAACTACGCGAGACCGGCCAGCTGGTGGGAGTGAGCGAAAATGGTTGTGGCTGATGTTCCCACTCGGGGCGGCTTTCCTTTACGGCGTCGAACCAACGCTTGCGAAGGTCGGATTTAGAGAGGGAACGCCTCTACTCGTCGGTCTCTCACTGAAGACGATCACGGCGATTGCGGGAGCCATCGCGTATCTCCAGTGGCGGGGGGTCGATATCAACCGGCCTTCGCTCAACAGTCCGTCGACGTTGTGGTTCACTGCCGCGGGTATCGCGAACACGCTATTCCTGCTCACCTACTATGCCGCCCTGGAGTTGACAGACGTGGTCGTCGTCGTTCCAATCATCCAAACCAGCCCACTCGTCATCGCAGTGTTGTCGTGGCTATTTCTCCCACGACTTGAGCGGGTCACCTGGCAGGTCGTAGCCGCCGCAAGCGTCGTGGTTCTTGGGGCTGGCACAGTAACGATCTACGGTTGA